One region of Molothrus aeneus isolate 106 chromosome 1, BPBGC_Maene_1.0, whole genome shotgun sequence genomic DNA includes:
- the FAM210A gene encoding protein FAM210A, with translation MQRSLFHSASQLAHGTCWFFPRTGVFQCLKGQSVLPNVGCKVILALDPPKRCLHAGAAHFASKKTAFSSQPANTSHKVPEERNPLPSATDAPKQSPPESDTSEPDPLQDKSISLVQRFKKTFKQYGKVMVPVHLVTSSVWFGSFYYAAMNGVNVVPFLELIGLPDSVVDILKNSQSGNALTAYALYKIATPARYTVTLGGTSVTVKYLRKHGYMSTPPPVKEYLQDRMEETKDKITEKMGETKDKITEKMGETKDKITEKMGETKDKITEKMGETKDKITEKMGETKDKITEKMEETKDKITGKIQETKEKVSFKKIKE, from the exons ATGCAGCGGAGTCTGTTCCACTCTGCATCTCAGCTGGCACATGGGACGTGTTGGTTCTTCCCTCGCACTGGTGTGTTTCAGTGCTTAAAAGGACAGTCTGTGCTGCCTAATGTGGGATGCAAAGTGATTCTGGCACTGGACCCTCCTAAACGATGTCTTCATGCAGGTGCAGCTCACTTTGCCTcaaagaaaactgctttttcatCACAGCCAGCAAACACTTCTCACAAAGTACCAGAAGAGAGAAATCCTTTGCCTTCGGCCACTGATGCGCCCAAGCAGAGCCCTCCAGAGTCAGATACTTCAGAACCTGATCCATTACAAGATAAATCAATTAGTCTTGTTCAGAGGTTCAAGAAAACTTTTAAGCAGTATGGGAAAGTCATGGTTCCGGTGCACCTTGTGACTTCCAGTGTATGGTTTGGATCCTTTTACTATGCAGCCATGAA TGGGGTGAATGTCGTTCCATTCCTAGAGCTGATTGGCTTACCAGACAGCGTAGTAGACATCCTGAAAAATTCCCAGAGTGGAAATGCACTAACTGCATATGCATTGTATAAA ATTGCAACTCCTGCCAGATACACTGTGACTTTGGGAGGAACATCTGTCACTGTTAAATACCTACGTAAGCACGGCTACATGTCCACACCACCACCAGTAAAGGAATACCTACAAGACAGGATGGAAGAAACAAAGGATAAAATCACAGAGAAGATGGGGGAAACAAAGGATAAAATTACAGAGAAGATGGGGGAAACAAAGGATAAAATCACGGAGAAGATGGGGGAAACAAAGGATAAAATCACAGAGAAGATGGGGGAAACAAAGGATAAAATTACGGAGAAGATGGGGGAAACAAAGGATAAAATTACAGAGAAGATGGAGGAAACGAAGGATAAAATTACAGGGAAGATACAAGAAACCAAAGAGaaagtttcatttaaaaaaataaaggagtaG